In a single window of the Hippoglossus hippoglossus isolate fHipHip1 chromosome 7, fHipHip1.pri, whole genome shotgun sequence genome:
- the rimkla gene encoding beta-citrylglutamate synthase B, giving the protein MCSRVWFVTDRRISQEYPQVQILRALKERCADEDVEFRSLLMDQIVLTITEGQLGLRVEQELVTSYPQVVVVRVPTPWVQSDSDITVLRHLEKMGCRLINRPQAILNCVNKFWTFQELAGHGVPLPDTFSYGGHDNFRKMIDEAEPLGYPVVVKNARGHRGKAVFLARDKHHLTDLCHLIRHDTPYLFQEYVKESHGRDVRVVLVGGRVIGSMLRCSTDGRMQSNCSLGGVGMMCPLSEEGKQLAIEVSNILGMDVCGIDLLQMNDGSFVVCEANANVGFIAFDQACGMDVAGIVADFALSMLPSRLTRKMSLLSVVSSTSETSSEPEVCPVAAGGGSLPEAVCNMSVGSTSSESDPELAEPSQSSPRQSTGPNLADLPGLPDPAYNFNTLLANEIKLLTDPIY; this is encoded by the exons atgtgttcCCGGGTTTGGTTCGTGACCGACCGGCGCATCAGCCAGGAGTACCCCCAAGTCCAGATCCTCCGGGCACTGAAGGAGCGCTGCGCCGACGAGGATGTGGAATTCCGCTCCCTCCTCATGGATCAAATCGTGCTCACAATCACCGAGGGTCAATTGG GTCTGCGAGTGGAGCAGGAACTGGTGACGTCTTATCcacaggtggtggtggtgcggGTGCCCACGCCCTGGGTGCAGTCAGACAGCGACATCACTGTGCTGCGCCACCTGGAGAAGATGGGCTGTCGGCTGATCAACCGGCCCCAGGCTATACTCAACTGTGTCAACAAGTTCTGGACCTTTCAGGAGCTGGCTGGCCACGGGGTGCCTCTTCCTGACACCTTCTCCTACG GAGGGCATGACAACTTCCGTAAGATGATTGACGAAGCTGAGCCGCTGGGCTATCCGGTGGTGGTGAAGAATGCACGGGGCCACAGAG GGAAGGCGGTGTTCCTGGCACGGGACAAACACCACCTCACCGACCTGTGCCACTTGATCCGCCATGACACCCCCTACCTGTTTCAGGAGTACGTCAAGGAGTCGCACGGCCGCGACGTGAGGGTGGTCCTGGTGGGCGGCCGTGTCATCGGCTCCATGCTACGCTGCTCCACTGATGGTCGAATGCAGAGCAACTGCTCCCTGG GTGGTGTAGGTATGATGTGCCCACTGAGCGAGGAGGGAAAGCAGCTAGCCATAGAGGTGTCCAACATCCTGGGCATGGATGTGTGTGGCATTGACCTGCTGCAAATGAACGACGGCTCGTTTGTGGTCTGCGAGGCCAACGCCAACGTGGGCTTCATCGCCTTCGACCAGGCCTGCGGAATGGACGTGGCTGGCATCGTCGCTGACTTTGCCCTGTCGATGCTCCCCAGCCGGCTCACCCGTAAGATGTCCTTGCTGTCCGTCGTGTCAAGCACCAGTGAGACCAGCAGTGAGCCTGAGGTGTGCCCTGTGGCCGCTGGCGGCGGCTCGCTGCCTGAGGCCGTCTGCAACATGAGCGTGGGCTCTACTTCCAGCGAGAGCGACCCGGAGCTGGCTGAGCCCTCCCAGTCCTCGCCGCGCCAGTCCACAGGCCCCAATTTGGCTGATCTTCCCGGCCTCCCTGATCCAGCCTACAACTTCAACACCCTCCTCGCCAATGAGATCAAGTTATTGACTGA